In Candidatus Nitrosarchaeum limnium SFB1, the following proteins share a genomic window:
- a CDS encoding delta-aminolevulinic acid dehydratase, which produces MSFPTRRLRRLRTSEKMRELIQETTLSSRDLICPVFVQEDLKTRIKVESMSEIERLPIDDINDEVGTISDLGIPAIMIFGIPAKKDENGTSAFDDNGIVQKAISQIRKNFGDKIVIMADVCLCQFTSTGHCGIIKGNKVDNDTSLETLAKIAVSQAKAGVDTVSPSAMMDGQVATIRKALDDEGFTDVSIMSHSAKHRSSFYSPFRDAAECAPKFGDRKTYQVPFTNAREAMMEVETDINEGVDIVMIKPALSYLDLIAETRRRFNVPVAAYSVSGEYALVKGAAKQGWVNEKDITEEILYSIKRAGADMIVTYFAKSAAKFLQK; this is translated from the coding sequence ATGTCATTTCCAACTAGACGTCTTAGACGATTAAGAACATCTGAGAAAATGAGAGAATTAATTCAAGAAACCACTTTATCTTCTAGAGATTTAATCTGTCCAGTATTTGTTCAAGAAGATCTAAAGACACGAATCAAAGTAGAGTCAATGTCAGAAATTGAAAGACTTCCAATAGATGACATAAACGATGAGGTTGGGACTATTTCAGATTTAGGTATTCCAGCCATTATGATATTTGGGATACCTGCAAAAAAAGATGAAAATGGCACTTCTGCATTTGATGATAATGGAATTGTACAAAAGGCAATTTCACAAATTAGAAAAAATTTTGGCGATAAAATAGTAATTATGGCAGATGTATGTCTATGTCAATTTACATCCACCGGTCATTGCGGAATAATTAAAGGAAATAAAGTCGATAACGACACAAGTTTAGAAACTCTGGCAAAAATTGCAGTTAGTCAAGCAAAAGCCGGAGTTGATACAGTATCTCCATCTGCAATGATGGATGGACAAGTTGCAACAATTAGAAAAGCATTAGACGATGAAGGATTTACAGATGTGTCCATTATGTCTCACTCTGCAAAACACAGATCATCATTTTATTCACCATTTAGAGATGCAGCAGAATGTGCACCTAAATTTGGCGATAGAAAGACATACCAAGTTCCATTCACAAATGCTCGAGAAGCAATGATGGAAGTTGAGACAGATATCAATGAAGGAGTAGACATTGTTATGATAAAGCCAGCTTTGTCGTATCTAGATCTAATTGCCGAAACTAGAAGAAGATTCAATGTTCCAGTTGCAGCGTATAGTGTTTCAGGAGAATATGCCCTGGTAAAAGGAGCAGCAAAACAAGGATGGGTAAATGAAAAAGACATCACAGAAGAGATACTATACAGTATAAAGCGTGCAGGTGCTGATATGATTGTAACATACTTTGCAAAGTCAGCTGCAAAATTTCTTCAGAAATGA
- a CDS encoding hypothetical protein (hypothetical protein Nmar_0513) yields MVKSIDTTKTLEIIERMKLAKVGDYKKWNIIIKKIKNKKELDPQDLEYFANISRIYKDSIIVTRSKLYHTKLSKHDEKPACRICGDNSAYYCNMNDQYFCTIHVVGHDENEF; encoded by the coding sequence ATGGTCAAATCAATCGATACCACAAAAACGCTAGAGATCATTGAGAGAATGAAACTAGCAAAGGTGGGAGATTATAAAAAATGGAATATAATAATCAAGAAAATTAAAAACAAAAAAGAGCTAGACCCACAAGATTTAGAATATTTTGCAAACATTTCAAGAATATACAAAGATTCAATCATTGTAACTAGAAGTAAACTATACCATACAAAACTATCCAAACATGATGAGAAACCAGCCTGTAGAATATGCGGCGATAATTCAGCCTATTATTGTAACATGAATGACCAGTATTTTTGCACAATTCATGTAGTTGGACACGATGAAAATGAGTTTTAG
- a CDS encoding aldo/keto reductase, translated as MKYRTLGKSGIKVSEIGFGAWTIGLDWWGKKIEEDEAKRMLKKAYDLGINFFETADMYGKGVSEKLIGQVFKGMRNEVVISTKYGYDFANVEQIGHAELPQSFEPEFTQKALNASLERLQTDYIDSYGMHNPKLNHIRNDATFEMFDRLIDEGKIKTSQVALGPAIGWTKEGLEAMERKSVSGVQTVYNILEQTPGNELMQKAEKQNVGILVRVPDASGILTGKVKAETVIPSNDHRKDRKQEWRQEALKKVEQFRPIAERNGLNITEFAIKFILSKKAIASVLPTVVSVEEIETFAAISDGKYLNSSDMKEIDDLYNSWPSYELKATQAN; from the coding sequence ATGAAATACAGAACATTAGGAAAAAGCGGAATCAAAGTATCTGAAATAGGATTTGGGGCATGGACAATTGGCCTTGATTGGTGGGGTAAAAAAATTGAAGAAGATGAAGCAAAACGAATGCTAAAAAAAGCATATGATTTAGGAATTAATTTTTTTGAAACTGCGGATATGTACGGAAAAGGAGTTAGTGAAAAATTAATCGGTCAAGTATTCAAAGGTATGCGAAACGAAGTTGTAATTTCAACAAAATACGGATATGATTTTGCCAATGTTGAACAAATAGGTCATGCAGAGTTACCACAGAGCTTTGAACCAGAATTTACACAAAAAGCACTTAATGCATCATTAGAAAGATTACAAACTGATTATATTGATTCCTATGGAATGCACAATCCAAAATTAAATCATATTCGAAATGATGCTACTTTTGAGATGTTTGATAGATTAATTGATGAAGGAAAAATAAAGACATCACAAGTTGCGTTAGGTCCAGCAATTGGATGGACAAAAGAAGGATTAGAGGCAATGGAAAGAAAAAGTGTATCAGGTGTACAAACTGTATACAACATTTTAGAGCAAACACCTGGAAATGAATTAATGCAAAAAGCAGAAAAACAAAATGTTGGTATTTTAGTCAGAGTTCCAGATGCATCAGGAATTCTCACAGGGAAAGTAAAGGCAGAAACAGTCATCCCAAGCAATGATCACAGAAAAGACAGAAAACAAGAATGGAGACAAGAGGCATTAAAAAAAGTAGAGCAATTCAGACCAATTGCAGAACGAAACGGATTAAACATTACAGAATTTGCAATAAAATTCATCTTATCAAAAAAAGCAATTGCATCAGTATTGCCAACGGTTGTTAGTGTAGAAGAAATTGAAACATTTGCAGCAATATCAGATGGAAAGTATCTAAATTCTTCTGATATGAAAGAGATAGATGATCTTTACAATTCATGGCCGTCATACGAATTAAAAGCGACCCAAGCAAACTAG
- a CDS encoding chlorite dismutase: MDEKYNEQYFFNFSFFKVDPKWRWMADLAKEESAKEVEIVLKNSGIKFRTYSTLGLRDDADFLFWFAAKTVEEIQSAIAKLYTTVFGKYIIPSRTYLSCTRPSIYVEKGKPLGFVSDAEMKKHVIVYPFTKTREWYLLPKEERQSIMDEHIEVSKKYPQIILNTTYSFGIHDEDFMLAFEVDEIRDFQDLIMDLRETRVSRYVKNDIPMIVCVKKDIVPLIGSMG, translated from the coding sequence ATGGATGAAAAATACAATGAACAGTATTTTTTTAATTTCTCATTCTTCAAGGTAGACCCAAAATGGAGATGGATGGCAGATTTAGCAAAAGAGGAATCAGCTAAAGAAGTAGAGATTGTGCTAAAAAATTCAGGAATAAAATTCAGAACATACTCCACATTAGGATTAAGAGATGATGCTGATTTCTTATTTTGGTTTGCAGCAAAAACAGTAGAAGAGATTCAAAGTGCAATAGCAAAATTATACACAACTGTTTTTGGGAAATACATCATTCCATCAAGAACATATCTATCATGTACAAGACCATCAATCTATGTAGAAAAAGGAAAACCACTAGGATTTGTTTCAGATGCAGAGATGAAAAAGCATGTAATAGTATATCCTTTTACAAAAACTAGAGAATGGTATCTACTACCAAAAGAAGAAAGACAATCAATAATGGATGAGCATATAGAAGTTAGTAAAAAATATCCACAAATTATTCTAAACACGACATACTCTTTTGGAATTCATGATGAGGATTTCATGTTAGCATTTGAAGTAGATGAAATAAGAGATTTCCAAGATCTCATAATGGATTTAAGAGAAACAAGAGTTTCAAGATATGTTAAAAACGACATTCCGATGATTGTTTGTGTAAAAAAAGACATTGTTCCATTAATAGGAAGTATGGGGTAG
- a CDS encoding glutamyl-tRNA reductase gives MNQNIINARVTFRNSPIHVLERFTIRDLENAYDQFKEHSGLDECVIIQTCNRIELFGKAQNYDINKIKKTWASLTGLEEEAFKENIEFVENGEALHHLLKLTSGLDSMVVGEEQILGQIKNSITAARNAKASGQHLNNLFDKAIRIGTRIRNSTGINRGGISVGSMAVKLAEENIDELKLKKILLIGTGEVSTLVAKSLGRRGYDFVVTSRTLQRSQAFCETMGGKPIKFEEVLSGFEKYDVLFVATTAPYFLVTQERIIKAMKERKNGMMILDLSNPRTVDEKVATVGRVKLMNLDQIAEMVEKNMKTRLNKVKSVENIISEELSVLEASMKRLDAEPLVKDVFKNIDSLREKELQKALQMLNEKDEKKIKIIEELTKAVVESIVSTPMNNIRKASELGNPDIIEMASKLFDYKKQKELD, from the coding sequence ATGAACCAAAACATAATAAATGCACGTGTTACTTTTCGTAATTCACCAATTCATGTTCTTGAAAGATTCACCATTAGAGATTTAGAAAATGCGTATGATCAATTCAAGGAACATTCAGGGTTAGATGAGTGTGTTATAATTCAAACATGTAACAGAATAGAGTTATTTGGAAAAGCACAAAATTACGATATCAATAAAATTAAAAAAACTTGGGCATCATTGACAGGATTAGAAGAAGAAGCATTTAAGGAAAATATAGAATTTGTAGAAAATGGGGAAGCACTGCATCATTTACTAAAACTTACATCTGGACTCGATTCAATGGTAGTAGGTGAAGAGCAAATTCTGGGACAGATAAAAAACTCTATCACAGCAGCTAGAAATGCAAAAGCATCTGGCCAACATCTTAACAACCTATTTGATAAAGCAATACGGATTGGAACCAGAATTAGAAACTCAACTGGAATTAATCGTGGTGGAATTTCTGTAGGTTCAATGGCAGTCAAACTTGCTGAAGAAAACATTGACGAGCTAAAACTAAAGAAGATTTTGTTAATTGGAACAGGAGAAGTATCAACACTTGTTGCAAAATCACTTGGACGTAGAGGGTATGATTTTGTAGTAACTAGCAGAACACTTCAAAGATCTCAGGCATTTTGTGAAACTATGGGAGGCAAACCAATAAAATTTGAAGAGGTCCTTTCAGGATTTGAAAAATATGATGTTTTGTTTGTTGCTACAACTGCACCATACTTTCTAGTTACACAAGAGAGAATAATCAAAGCAATGAAAGAAAGAAAAAATGGAATGATGATTTTAGATTTATCAAATCCAAGAACAGTTGATGAGAAAGTTGCAACAGTAGGAAGGGTAAAGCTGATGAATCTGGATCAAATTGCAGAAATGGTTGAAAAGAATATGAAAACACGATTAAACAAGGTAAAAAGCGTTGAAAATATAATTAGTGAAGAATTATCTGTACTAGAGGCTTCAATGAAAAGACTGGATGCAGAACCACTTGTAAAAGACGTATTCAAAAACATCGATTCACTTAGAGAAAAAGAATTACAAAAGGCACTTCAGATGCTCAATGAAAAAGACGAAAAAAAGATCAAAATCATAGAAGAATTAACAAAAGCTGTTGTAGAGAGTATAGTATCCACTCCAATGAATAATATTCGCAAGGCATCAGAGCTAGGCAATCCAGACATAATTGAAATGGCAAGCAAGTTATTTGACTATAAAAAACAAAAGGAATTAGACTAG
- a CDS encoding AsnC family transcription regulator: MDELDKEILNEIQWTFPLTPKPFDDIATKFATTPEIIKSRLLNLKKIGVLRQLSAIFDTRRLGYKSSLVAMEIEPSQLEYVANQINRHPGVSHNYERDHQFNLWFTLAVPPGSDLKTEVDKFSVLKGIKKVRMLPTIQLFKIGVKLDMVDEKKHDIAPSEEKKEIKNIKFVPSEEDKEFIRELQKDMEITDRPFLNSAKKLGLTEEQLFEKMKYYESIGVMRRFAAILRHREVGFTANGMIVWNVPDNKILEVGTKLGAFPQVSHCYQRPTYPDWPYSVFSMIHCKSEDEAEEMAKTIQNQIHVDDYKILFSTREFKKTRVEYFVESSFSLEETIPIS, translated from the coding sequence ATGGATGAACTGGATAAAGAGATCTTAAATGAGATTCAATGGACTTTTCCTCTAACTCCAAAACCATTTGATGACATTGCAACAAAGTTTGCAACTACTCCTGAAATAATTAAATCCCGTTTACTTAATCTTAAAAAAATTGGTGTTCTTCGACAACTTAGTGCAATATTTGATACAAGACGACTAGGTTACAAAAGCTCGTTGGTTGCAATGGAGATTGAACCAAGTCAATTAGAATATGTAGCAAATCAAATTAATCGTCATCCTGGTGTAAGCCATAATTATGAACGAGATCATCAGTTTAATTTATGGTTCACGTTAGCAGTACCTCCAGGTTCTGATTTGAAAACAGAGGTTGACAAGTTTTCAGTGTTGAAAGGAATTAAAAAAGTAAGAATGTTGCCTACTATTCAATTATTTAAGATTGGAGTAAAATTGGATATGGTTGATGAAAAAAAACATGATATTGCACCATCAGAAGAAAAAAAGGAAATTAAAAACATAAAGTTTGTACCTTCGGAGGAAGATAAAGAGTTTATCCGTGAATTACAAAAAGACATGGAGATAACTGATAGACCCTTTCTAAATTCTGCAAAAAAATTAGGACTAACTGAAGAACAATTATTTGAGAAAATGAAATATTATGAAAGTATTGGTGTGATGAGAAGATTTGCTGCAATCTTAAGACATAGAGAGGTTGGATTTACAGCAAATGGTATGATTGTGTGGAATGTACCGGATAATAAAATTCTCGAAGTTGGTACAAAGTTAGGTGCCTTTCCTCAAGTAAGTCATTGTTATCAAAGACCAACCTATCCTGATTGGCCATACAGTGTATTTTCCATGATTCATTGTAAATCTGAAGATGAAGCAGAAGAAATGGCAAAGACAATTCAAAACCAAATCCATGTTGATGATTATAAAATATTGTTTAGTACTCGTGAGTTTAAGAAGACAAGAGTAGAATATTTTGTTGAAAGTAGTTTTAGTTTAGAAGAAACAATCCCAATTTCCTAA